The following are encoded together in the Pseudomonas maumuensis genome:
- the urtE gene encoding urea ABC transporter ATP-binding subunit UrtE, whose translation MLKIDTLHQYYGGSHILRGLSFEAKVGEVTCLLGRNGVGKTTLLRCLMGLLPAREGRVEWEGKPISTLKPQQRVQAGIAYVPQGREIFPRLTVEENLLMGLSRFPAREAREVPAFIYELFPVLEQMKQRRGGDLSGGQQQQLAIGRALACRPRLLILDEPTEGIQPSVIKEIGAVIRKLADRGDMAILLVEQFYDFAEELADQYLVMARGEIVQRGRGENMQAEGVRGLVTI comes from the coding sequence ATGCTCAAGATCGACACCCTGCACCAATACTACGGCGGCAGCCACATTCTGCGCGGCCTGTCCTTCGAGGCCAAGGTCGGCGAGGTCACCTGCCTGCTGGGCCGCAACGGCGTGGGCAAGACCACCCTGCTGCGCTGCCTGATGGGCCTGCTGCCGGCCCGCGAAGGCCGCGTGGAGTGGGAAGGCAAGCCGATCTCCACGCTCAAGCCCCAGCAACGGGTCCAGGCCGGCATCGCGTACGTGCCCCAGGGCCGCGAGATCTTCCCGCGCCTGACCGTGGAGGAAAACCTGCTGATGGGCCTGTCGCGCTTTCCCGCCCGCGAGGCACGGGAAGTACCCGCCTTCATCTACGAGCTGTTCCCGGTGCTGGAGCAGATGAAGCAACGCCGTGGCGGCGACCTCTCCGGTGGCCAGCAGCAACAGCTGGCCATCGGCCGCGCCCTGGCCTGCCGCCCACGCCTATTGATCCTCGACGAGCCCACCGAAGGTATCCAACCCTCGGTGATCAAGGAGATCGGCGCAGTGATCCGCAAGCTCGCCGACCGGGGCGACATGGCCATCCTGCTGGTGGAGCAGTTCTACGACTTCGCCGAAGAGCTGGCCGACCAGTACCTGGTCATGGCCCGCGGCGAGATCGTCCAGCGCGGCCGCGGCGAAAACATGCAGGCCGAAGGTGTGCGCGGCCTGGTTACCATTTAA
- a CDS encoding chaperone modulator CbpM gives MSSTLIVQLDMRTLCQEADLTADCVIEIVEHGIVEPSGRTPEEWVFDDRAPVTLKRAVKLHDQLELEWEGVALALELLEEVQQLRTENSMLRQRLGRFTQM, from the coding sequence ATGAGCAGCACCCTGATCGTTCAACTGGACATGCGTACCCTGTGTCAGGAGGCCGACCTTACGGCCGATTGCGTGATCGAGATCGTCGAGCACGGCATTGTTGAACCGTCGGGGCGAACGCCGGAGGAATGGGTGTTCGATGACCGCGCGCCAGTCACCCTCAAGCGTGCGGTGAAGCTGCATGATCAACTGGAGCTCGAGTGGGAAGGGGTGGCGCTGGCGCTGGAGCTGTTGGAAGAGGTGCAGCAGTTGCGCACTGAGAACAGCATGTTGCGCCAGCGGCTGGGCAGGTTTACCCAGATGTGA
- a CDS encoding GNAT family N-acetyltransferase produces the protein MNTAQLHRVTHEGLAYYRDGLVALLLDAVRQGASVGFLADIDERQAKAYFDEVKAKLAGGEQLLWVIAQGQEVLGSVQLGLCLKPNGLNRAEVQKLLVHSDARRRGLGQQLMNALEAEARRIGRGMLFLDTEAGSGAQAFYRAQGYSKAGEIPDYACGPEGVYRATALYFKVLKPA, from the coding sequence ATGAACACTGCCCAGCTGCACCGCGTGACCCACGAAGGCCTGGCGTACTACCGCGACGGTCTGGTGGCCCTGTTGCTCGATGCGGTGCGCCAGGGCGCGTCTGTGGGGTTTCTAGCCGATATCGACGAGCGTCAGGCCAAGGCGTACTTCGATGAGGTGAAGGCAAAGCTGGCCGGTGGCGAGCAGTTGCTCTGGGTCATTGCCCAAGGCCAGGAGGTGCTGGGCAGCGTACAGTTGGGGCTGTGCCTCAAGCCCAACGGGCTGAACCGAGCCGAGGTGCAGAAGCTGCTGGTACACAGCGATGCGCGGCGGCGTGGGCTGGGGCAACAGTTGATGAACGCGCTGGAGGCCGAGGCGCGGCGGATCGGGCGGGGGATGCTGTTTCTCGATACCGAGGCAGGGTCAGGGGCGCAGGCGTTCTATCGGGCGCAGGGGTACAGCAAGGCAGGGGAAATTCCAGATTATGCCTGCGGGCCGGAAGGGGTTTACCGGGCGACAGCTCTGTATTTCAAGGTACTGAAGCCGGCTTGA
- the urtA gene encoding urea ABC transporter substrate-binding protein: MKRRSLIKAFTLSASIAAMGLSWSIQAAETIKVGILHSLSGTMAISETSLKDMALMTIDEINAKGGVNGKQLEAVVVDPASNWPLFAEKSRQLLTQDKVAVVFGCWTSVSRKSVLPVFEELNGLLFYPVQYEGEEMSPNVFYTGAAPNQQAIPAVEYLMSEDGGSAKRFFLLGTDYVYPRTTNKILRAFLHSKGVADKDIEEVYTPFGHSDYQTIVANIKKFSAGGKTAVISTVNGDSNVPFYKELANQGLKATDVPVVAFSVGEEELRGIDTKPLVGHLAAWNYFESVDNPVNQKFVADWKAYAKAKGLPGADKAVTNDPMEATYVGIHMWAQAAEKAKSTDVDKVREALAGQSFKAPSGFTLSMDKSNHHLHKPVMIGEIQDDGQFSVVWQTEQPLRAQPWSPFIPGNDKRPDYAVKGN; the protein is encoded by the coding sequence ATGAAGCGACGCAGTCTGATCAAGGCCTTCACCCTCAGCGCATCGATCGCCGCGATGGGCCTGAGCTGGAGCATCCAGGCCGCCGAGACCATAAAGGTCGGCATCCTGCATTCGCTGTCCGGGACCATGGCCATTTCCGAGACCTCGCTCAAGGACATGGCGCTGATGACCATCGACGAGATCAACGCCAAGGGCGGGGTCAACGGCAAGCAGCTCGAGGCGGTGGTGGTGGACCCGGCGTCCAACTGGCCGCTGTTCGCCGAGAAGAGCCGCCAGCTGCTGACCCAGGACAAGGTGGCGGTGGTGTTCGGCTGCTGGACCTCGGTGTCGCGCAAGTCGGTGCTGCCGGTGTTCGAGGAGCTCAACGGGCTGCTGTTCTACCCGGTGCAGTACGAGGGTGAAGAGATGTCGCCGAACGTGTTCTACACCGGCGCGGCGCCCAACCAGCAGGCGATCCCGGCGGTGGAATACCTGATGAGCGAAGACGGCGGCAGCGCCAAGCGCTTCTTCCTGCTGGGCACCGACTACGTCTACCCGCGCACTACCAACAAGATCCTGCGCGCCTTCCTGCACAGCAAAGGCGTGGCCGACAAGGATATCGAGGAGGTGTACACGCCTTTCGGCCACAGCGATTACCAGACCATCGTCGCCAACATCAAGAAATTCTCGGCTGGCGGCAAGACGGCGGTCATCTCCACGGTCAACGGCGACTCCAACGTGCCGTTCTACAAGGAACTGGCCAACCAGGGGCTGAAGGCCACCGATGTGCCGGTGGTGGCGTTCTCGGTGGGTGAGGAGGAGCTGCGCGGTATCGACACCAAACCGCTGGTGGGCCACCTGGCGGCGTGGAACTACTTCGAGTCGGTGGATAACCCGGTGAACCAGAAGTTCGTCGCCGACTGGAAGGCCTACGCCAAGGCCAAGGGCCTGCCGGGGGCTGACAAGGCGGTGACCAACGACCCGATGGAGGCCACCTATGTGGGGATCCACATGTGGGCGCAGGCCGCCGAGAAAGCCAAGTCCACAGACGTCGACAAAGTGCGTGAAGCATTAGCCGGGCAGAGCTTCAAGGCACCGTCGGGCTTCACCCTGAGCATGGACAAGAGCAACCACCACCTGCACAAGCCGGTGATGATCGGCGAGATCCAGGATGACGGGCAGTTCAGCGTGGTGTGGCAGACCGAACAGCCGCTGCGGGCGCAGCCTTGGAGCCCGTTCATTCCGGGCAATGACAAGCGGCCGGATTATGCGGTGAAAGGGAACTGA
- the urtC gene encoding urea ABC transporter permease subunit UrtC, with translation MNQPLIVTATRKAGTRVSLAVGAVVVVVLLALPLLSLLPDGHALQVSAYTLTLVGKILCYAIVALALDLVWGYAGLLSLGHGLFFALGGYAMGMYLMRQAAGDGLPGFMTFLSWSELPWYWAGTQHFAWALCLVVLAPGLLALVFGFFAFRSRIKGVYFSIMTQALTFAGMLLFFRNETGFGGNNGFTNFRTILGFDITAQGTRAVLFLLTVSLLLGSLFLCWRLTQSKFGRLLTAVRDAENRLMFCGYDPRGFKLLVWVLSAVLCGLAGALYVPQVGIINPSEMSPTNSIEAAVWVALGGRGTLIGPLLGAGLVNGMKSWFTVAFPEFWLFFLGALFILVTLYLPKGVVGLVKKRSQP, from the coding sequence ATGAACCAGCCATTGATTGTCACTGCCACGCGCAAGGCCGGCACACGGGTGTCGCTGGCCGTCGGCGCCGTCGTCGTTGTGGTGCTGCTGGCCCTGCCGCTGCTGTCGCTGCTGCCCGACGGGCACGCCTTGCAGGTCTCGGCCTACACCTTGACCCTGGTCGGCAAGATCCTCTGCTACGCCATCGTCGCCCTGGCCCTGGACTTGGTCTGGGGCTACGCAGGCTTGCTGTCTTTGGGCCACGGCCTGTTCTTCGCCCTGGGCGGCTACGCCATGGGCATGTACCTGATGCGCCAGGCGGCGGGCGACGGCCTGCCAGGGTTCATGACCTTCCTGTCGTGGAGCGAACTGCCCTGGTACTGGGCCGGCACCCAGCACTTCGCCTGGGCGCTGTGCCTGGTGGTGCTGGCGCCGGGGCTGCTGGCGCTGGTGTTCGGCTTCTTCGCCTTCCGCTCGCGGATCAAGGGCGTGTACTTCTCGATCATGACCCAGGCCCTGACCTTTGCCGGGATGCTGCTGTTCTTCCGCAACGAAACGGGCTTTGGCGGCAACAACGGCTTCACCAATTTCCGCACCATCCTCGGTTTCGACATCACCGCCCAGGGCACCCGGGCCGTGCTGTTCCTGCTCACGGTGAGCCTGCTACTGGGCAGCCTGTTCCTGTGCTGGCGCCTGACCCAGAGCAAGTTCGGGCGCCTGCTCACCGCCGTGCGCGACGCCGAGAACCGCCTGATGTTCTGTGGCTACGACCCGCGCGGCTTCAAGCTGCTGGTGTGGGTGCTCAGCGCCGTGCTGTGCGGCCTGGCCGGGGCGCTGTACGTGCCGCAGGTGGGCATCATCAACCCCAGCGAGATGTCGCCCACCAACTCCATCGAAGCCGCCGTGTGGGTGGCTTTGGGCGGACGCGGCACGCTGATCGGGCCGCTGCTCGGCGCTGGTTTGGTCAATGGCATGAAGAGCTGGTTCACCGTGGCGTTTCCCGAGTTCTGGCTGTTCTTCCTCGGCGCGCTGTTCATCCTCGTCACCCTGTACCTGCCCAAGGGCGTGGTCGGCCTTGTGAAGAAAAGGAGCCAGCCATGA
- the cbpA gene encoding curved DNA-binding protein, whose amino-acid sequence MDFKDYYKILGVEASADDKAIKAAYRKLARKYHPDVSKERDAEDKFKEANEAYEVLGDKDKRAEYDEIRKYGGQHGRPFQAPPGWESRGGAGGGFEGGDFSDFFSSIFGARGGNPFGGGGGRQQRSAGRRGQDVELELAVFLEETLNKESKQISFQVPQTNAAGQRTGFTTKTLNVKIPAGVTDGERIRLKGQGAPGVGGGANGDLFLTIRMAPHPLFDVEGHDLIITVPLAPWEAALGAKVAVPTLTGKINLTIRPDSQSGQRLRVKGMGLLNKQGERGDLYAQLKVVMPAQSDDATRALWTQLSEKAAFNPRTQWSK is encoded by the coding sequence ATGGACTTCAAAGACTATTACAAGATACTCGGCGTCGAGGCGAGCGCGGACGACAAGGCGATCAAAGCCGCGTACCGCAAGCTCGCGCGCAAGTATCACCCCGACGTCAGCAAGGAGCGTGACGCCGAGGACAAATTCAAGGAGGCCAACGAGGCCTACGAAGTGCTTGGCGACAAGGACAAGCGCGCCGAGTACGACGAGATCCGCAAGTACGGCGGCCAGCATGGCCGGCCATTCCAGGCACCGCCTGGCTGGGAGTCCCGCGGCGGTGCTGGCGGTGGCTTCGAGGGCGGCGATTTTTCCGATTTCTTCAGCTCGATCTTCGGCGCCCGGGGCGGCAATCCCTTCGGTGGCGGCGGTGGCCGGCAACAACGCAGCGCCGGCAGACGAGGGCAGGACGTGGAACTGGAACTGGCGGTCTTCCTCGAGGAAACCCTGAACAAGGAATCCAAGCAGATCAGCTTCCAGGTGCCGCAGACCAATGCCGCCGGCCAGCGCACCGGGTTCACCACGAAAACGCTGAATGTGAAGATCCCCGCCGGGGTCACCGACGGCGAGCGCATTCGCCTCAAGGGCCAGGGCGCGCCGGGCGTGGGCGGTGGCGCCAATGGCGACCTGTTCCTGACCATCCGCATGGCACCGCATCCGCTGTTCGATGTCGAAGGTCATGACTTGATCATTACGGTGCCGCTGGCCCCGTGGGAAGCGGCGCTCGGCGCCAAGGTGGCCGTGCCGACCCTGACCGGTAAGATCAACCTGACCATCCGCCCCGACAGCCAGAGCGGCCAGCGCCTGCGGGTCAAGGGCATGGGCCTGCTGAACAAGCAGGGCGAGCGCGGCGACCTGTACGCCCAGCTCAAAGTCGTGATGCCGGCCCAATCCGATGACGCAACGCGCGCACTGTGGACCCAGCTCTCCGAGAAAGCCGCGTTCAATCCGAGGACTCAATGGAGTAAGTGA
- a CDS encoding GNAT family N-acetyltransferase codes for MSYQIRDALIDDVPGILDIYNDAVANTTAIWNETPVDLANRLAWFEARAQQGYPILVAVDDSGVLGYASFGDWRPFEGFRHTVEHSVYVRGDQRGKGLGPVLMEALIERARRCDKHLMVAAIESGNAASIRLHERLGFSTTGQMPQVGVKFGRWLDLTFMQLYLDDNTLPPSRN; via the coding sequence ATGAGTTACCAGATCCGCGACGCCCTGATCGACGACGTGCCGGGCATCCTCGACATCTACAACGACGCCGTGGCCAACACCACGGCGATCTGGAACGAAACCCCGGTGGACCTGGCCAATCGCCTGGCCTGGTTCGAGGCCCGTGCGCAGCAGGGCTATCCGATCCTGGTGGCGGTGGATGACAGCGGCGTGCTGGGCTATGCCTCATTTGGCGACTGGCGACCGTTCGAGGGTTTTCGCCATACCGTCGAACATTCGGTGTACGTGCGTGGCGACCAGCGCGGCAAGGGCCTGGGGCCTGTGTTGATGGAAGCGCTGATCGAGCGGGCACGCCGTTGCGACAAGCATCTAATGGTCGCCGCCATCGAAAGCGGCAATGCCGCGTCGATCCGCCTGCACGAACGCCTGGGCTTCAGCACCACCGGGCAGATGCCGCAGGTGGGGGTGAAATTCGGACGCTGGCTGGACCTGACCTTCATGCAACTTTACCTGGATGACAACACCCTCCCCCCTTCAAGGAACTGA
- the urtB gene encoding urea ABC transporter permease subunit UrtB: MLRFLLTLLLLLPLAAQASEGEFFLSAKPAEQANLLETWAAQPDAARLPLLENLRQGRIAEGDTRKLRLNNRLRGLIDNTLASHQLLSDQANVRLAAAQQLQKSAQPAQMAFLERRFAAEPDAAVHAALGLALANLQLGASEPAVRLAAVRLLGETGDPLARTRLEALLQPGAETDAAVRTAAETSLAQVQRKLLVGELLGQAFSGLSLGSILLLAALGLAITFGLLGVINMAHGEMLMLGAYSTYMVQVLLQRYAPGAIEFYPLIALPVAFAVSAGVGMALERTVIRHLYGRPLETLLATWGISLILIQAVRLLFGAQNVEVSNPAWLSGGIQVLPNLVLPYNRLVIIGFALAVVLLTWLLLNRTRLGLNVRAVTQNRNMAACCGVSTGRVDMLAFGLGSGIAGLGGVALSQVGNVGPDLGQSYIIDSFLVVVLGGVGQLAGSLWAAFGLGIANKLLEPQIGAVLGKILILALIILFIQKRPQGLFALKGRVID; the protein is encoded by the coding sequence ATGCTCAGATTCCTGCTCACCCTTCTGTTGCTACTGCCCCTGGCCGCCCAAGCCAGCGAGGGCGAATTCTTCCTCAGCGCCAAGCCCGCCGAGCAAGCCAACCTACTCGAAACCTGGGCCGCACAACCCGATGCCGCGCGCCTGCCGCTGCTGGAAAACCTGCGCCAAGGCCGTATCGCCGAAGGCGACACCCGCAAGCTGCGCCTGAACAACCGCCTGCGCGGCCTGATCGACAATACCCTGGCCAGCCACCAGCTACTCAGCGACCAGGCCAATGTCCGCCTGGCCGCCGCCCAACAACTGCAAAAATCCGCGCAACCGGCGCAGATGGCCTTCCTCGAACGCCGCTTCGCCGCCGAGCCGGACGCCGCCGTCCACGCCGCCCTGGGCCTGGCCCTGGCCAACCTGCAACTGGGCGCCAGCGAACCCGCCGTGCGCCTGGCCGCCGTGCGCCTGCTCGGCGAAACCGGCGACCCACTGGCCCGCACCCGTCTCGAGGCGCTGCTGCAACCGGGCGCCGAAACCGATGCCGCCGTGCGCACCGCCGCCGAAACCAGCCTGGCCCAGGTACAGCGCAAGCTGCTGGTCGGAGAGCTGCTCGGCCAGGCCTTCAGCGGCCTGTCGCTGGGCTCGATCCTGCTGCTGGCGGCACTGGGCCTGGCGATCACCTTCGGCCTGCTCGGGGTGATCAACATGGCCCACGGCGAGATGCTGATGCTCGGCGCCTACAGCACCTACATGGTCCAGGTACTGCTGCAGCGCTATGCCCCCGGTGCCATCGAGTTCTACCCGCTGATCGCCCTGCCGGTGGCCTTCGCCGTCAGCGCCGGGGTCGGCATGGCCCTGGAGCGCACGGTGATCCGCCACCTGTATGGCCGCCCACTGGAAACCCTGCTGGCCACCTGGGGCATCAGCCTGATCCTGATCCAGGCCGTGCGCCTGCTCTTCGGCGCGCAGAACGTCGAGGTCAGCAACCCGGCCTGGCTGTCCGGCGGCATCCAGGTGCTGCCCAACCTGGTGCTGCCGTACAACCGCCTGGTGATCATCGGCTTCGCCCTCGCCGTGGTGCTGCTCACCTGGCTGCTGCTCAACCGCACGCGGCTGGGCCTGAACGTGCGGGCTGTCACCCAGAACCGCAACATGGCGGCCTGCTGCGGGGTGTCCACCGGGCGCGTCGACATGCTCGCCTTCGGCCTCGGCTCGGGCATCGCCGGGCTCGGTGGCGTGGCCTTGAGCCAGGTCGGCAACGTCGGCCCGGACCTGGGCCAGAGCTACATCATCGACTCGTTCCTGGTGGTGGTGCTCGGCGGTGTCGGGCAGCTGGCCGGCAGCCTGTGGGCCGCCTTCGGGCTGGGCATCGCCAACAAACTGCTGGAGCCGCAGATCGGTGCGGTGCTGGGCAAGATCCTTATCCTTGCGCTGATCATTCTGTTCATCCAGAAGCGCCCGCAAGGCCTGTTCGCCCTCAAGGGACGGGTAATCGACTGA
- the urtD gene encoding urea ABC transporter ATP-binding protein UrtD: MRSVPPVHPEFMLEPIFDQVGSGREAIGLGRRREAGLDTRHGTVLSLEGISVSFDGFKALNDLNLYIGVGELRCIIGPNGAGKTTMMDVITGKTRPDAGTAFFGDTLDLTRMSECQIAQAGIGRKFQKPTVFEALTVFENLELALKADKSVWASLLARLSGEQRQRIDEVLATLRLLPLAQRQAGLLSHGQKQFLEIGMLLVQEPKLLLLDEPVAGMTDAETEFTAELFRSLAGRHSLMVVEHDMGFVGSIADHVTVLHQGSVLAEGSLAQVQEDERVVEVYLGR, from the coding sequence ATGAGAAGCGTGCCCCCGGTGCATCCGGAATTCATGCTGGAACCGATCTTCGACCAGGTCGGCAGCGGTCGCGAGGCCATCGGTCTGGGCCGGCGTCGCGAGGCCGGGCTCGACACCCGCCATGGCACGGTGCTGAGCCTGGAGGGCATCAGCGTCAGCTTCGATGGTTTCAAGGCGCTCAACGACCTGAACCTGTACATCGGCGTCGGCGAGCTGCGCTGCATCATCGGCCCCAACGGCGCCGGCAAGACCACGATGATGGACGTGATCACCGGCAAGACCCGTCCCGACGCGGGCACCGCGTTTTTCGGCGACACCCTCGACCTGACCCGCATGAGCGAATGCCAGATCGCCCAGGCCGGCATCGGCCGCAAGTTCCAGAAACCCACGGTGTTTGAAGCGTTGACAGTGTTCGAGAACCTGGAGCTGGCGCTCAAGGCCGACAAGTCGGTGTGGGCCAGCCTGCTGGCACGCTTGAGCGGCGAGCAGCGCCAGCGCATCGATGAGGTGCTGGCGACCCTGCGACTGCTGCCCCTGGCCCAGCGTCAGGCGGGGTTGTTGTCCCACGGGCAGAAGCAGTTCCTGGAGATCGGCATGCTGCTGGTGCAGGAGCCAAAGCTGCTGCTGCTCGACGAGCCGGTGGCGGGGATGACCGACGCCGAGACCGAGTTCACCGCCGAGCTGTTCCGCTCGCTGGCAGGCAGGCATTCGCTGATGGTGGTGGAGCATGACATGGGCTTCGTCGGCAGCATTGCCGACCATGTGACGGTGCTGCACCAGGGGAGTGTGCTGGCCGAAGGGTCGCTGGCGCAGGTGCAGGAGGATGAGCGGGTGGTCGAGGTTTATCTGGGCCGCTGA
- the cycA gene encoding D-serine/D-alanine/glycine transporter produces MTQPAPTTPDDQHLQRNLTNRHIQLIAIGGAIGTGLFMGSGKTISLAGPSIIFVYMIIGFMLFFVMRAMGELLLSNLNYKSFIDFSADLLGPWAGYFTGWTYWFCWVVTGIADVVAIAAYTQFWFPDLPQWIPALSCVALLLSLNLVTVKMFGEMEFWFALIKIIAIMGLVATGLYMVITGFQSPSGHTATLTNLWNDGGMFPNGLLGFFAGFQIAVFAFVGIELVGTTAAEAKNPERTLPRAINSIPIRIIVFYVLALIAIMAVTPWRDVVPGKSPFVELFVLAGLPAAASIINFVVLTSAASSANSGVFSTSRMLFGLAQEGDAPRAFEKLSRRAVPANGLYFSCTCLLLGAVLIYLVPNVIEAFTLVTTVSAVLFMFVWTLILLSYLSYRKQRAALHEQSTYKMPGGRFMCYVCLVFFAGILVLLSLEADTRSALVVTPIWFVILAVTYQFVRSRRQPRNAVRGASSR; encoded by the coding sequence ATGACGCAACCTGCCCCCACAACGCCAGATGATCAACACCTGCAACGCAACCTGACCAACCGCCACATCCAGCTCATCGCCATTGGCGGCGCCATCGGCACCGGCCTGTTCATGGGCTCGGGCAAGACAATCAGCCTGGCCGGCCCATCGATCATCTTCGTCTACATGATCATTGGCTTCATGCTGTTCTTCGTCATGCGCGCCATGGGTGAGCTGCTGCTGTCGAACCTCAACTACAAGTCGTTCATCGATTTCTCCGCCGACCTGCTCGGCCCCTGGGCCGGCTACTTCACCGGCTGGACCTACTGGTTCTGCTGGGTGGTCACCGGCATCGCCGACGTGGTGGCGATTGCCGCCTACACGCAATTCTGGTTCCCGGACCTTCCGCAGTGGATACCGGCGCTGAGCTGCGTGGCGCTGTTGCTGTCGCTGAACCTGGTCACGGTGAAGATGTTCGGCGAAATGGAATTCTGGTTCGCCCTGATCAAGATCATCGCCATCATGGGCCTGGTCGCCACCGGCCTGTACATGGTCATCACCGGCTTCCAGTCGCCGAGCGGGCACACCGCCACCCTGACCAACCTGTGGAATGACGGCGGCATGTTCCCCAACGGCCTGCTGGGCTTCTTCGCCGGCTTCCAGATCGCCGTGTTCGCCTTCGTCGGCATCGAACTGGTAGGCACCACCGCCGCCGAAGCGAAGAACCCCGAACGCACCCTGCCGCGGGCGATCAACTCGATCCCGATCCGCATCATCGTGTTCTACGTGCTGGCGCTGATCGCCATCATGGCCGTGACCCCATGGCGCGACGTGGTGCCGGGCAAGAGCCCGTTCGTCGAGCTGTTCGTGCTGGCCGGCCTGCCAGCGGCGGCGAGCATCATCAACTTCGTGGTGCTGACCTCGGCGGCCTCGTCGGCCAACAGTGGCGTGTTCTCCACCAGCCGCATGCTGTTCGGCCTGGCCCAGGAAGGCGATGCGCCCAGGGCGTTCGAGAAACTCTCGCGCCGCGCGGTGCCGGCCAACGGCCTATACTTCTCCTGCACCTGCCTGCTGCTGGGCGCGGTGCTGATCTACCTGGTACCCAATGTGATCGAAGCCTTCACCCTGGTGACGACGGTGTCGGCGGTGCTGTTCATGTTCGTCTGGACGCTGATCCTGCTGTCGTACCTGAGCTACCGCAAGCAACGTGCGGCGCTGCATGAGCAATCCACCTACAAGATGCCCGGCGGGCGCTTCATGTGCTACGTGTGCCTGGTGTTCTTCGCCGGCATCCTGGTGCTGTTGAGCCTGGAGGCCGACACCCGTTCGGCGCTGGTGGTGACGCCGATCTGGTTTGTGATCCTGGCAGTGACCTACCAGTTCGTGCGTAGCAGGCGCCAGCCGCGCAATGCGGTGAGAGGCGCGTCGAGCCGCTGA